The DNA sequence CTGCAGTTTATGGCGTAGCTTGTCTGGTTCAAATACAGCtctgcactttttttgttgacaaattcTTGCAGCCAGTCGGGGAGTTGTAAATGAGCAGTTTTGTTGCaagtgtttattgaagaattgaaagGTTATATTGCCGTGAATCGCGGGAGAACGACATGTTAGCCACATTTGACTGTTAATTCTGCAGTGTTGGAGTTGCTGCATTTGAAAAGACGTAAAGTGCGTCCTACTGCCTGATAAACCTGCACTGAGGGTTATGGTTTGGGTTGGTCTAGAAATGCCGATCACAGCCTATTATCGGGGAAGGGGTTGAAGGAGGACAGGAACTACGCACAGTGCATGACTCGCGTCTAAGAGCCGTTCAAGGCAAAAATAATGCTACCAGGAGTCACAGCAAAAACAATCATTGCCAAGATATCATAAAGACACGACTTCATCGTTTTAACATTCATACTGTAATCATGTAATGTACTGTGTTGCTTCTTTTGGTCATTTCAATTCGACTTCAAttatgttactttaaaaaatgataCTTGTTTCGACGTTGAAATGAAGCAATCGATCGTCTGTTGAAGAGGCCAAACCTCGACTGTGCAGTGCAGCACTGGGAGGTGACAAAATGGCGTCCGGTTGTCGTGCTTGTCCTTCGTTCTCATCTCCCGCTCGACAAAGTTGCTCTTTGTGCGACGCCATTCGCTTTCAAACAGTCCGAGTATTTAGCAACTATTTCATGTTTGGTTGGAGGGAGCACAAGTACGAGAGCTCAACGTTGCTGCTTTGTCTCTTTACCGTCGACTAAAAAGCACGTCACCAATTTCCGCCATCTATTCTTCGACGGTAGTTTTCGCAACATAGCACCCGTCACACATCCGGCTGCCTCCTAGCGGCGGTATTGTGACGGTTCACATTTTATGCCCTTTTTATTCTCAAAAGCTCACAGCACAATATTTTCATATCAAGGCCATCACAGGACCGTGTCATTACGGtattttcaacaataaaaaagaaaaaataccttAATGTAGAAAATGAAGTGGTAGGAATGTAAAGGACAAAAACACTGACTGCAATTGAACACAAAATACATAATGCTCAAATCCTATTTATTACTCAGGGGTGGTTTTCAAGTTGCGAgcaaatgatatatatatagttcCAGCTGTCATTTGAAACTGACAATGTAAACAACCAGTGTCACGGACAATCAGACAGGCCACATTTGAAAGAAGCACACCCGCGTTGCTTCTGCAATCACAAGTCCTCAGAACAAACACACAGAAATAAGACAGTTTGACATCAGCTGGAGCTGAGAGGGAACTTCTCCTGTGTGCGTCCTCATGTGTACATTCAAATTTTGCTTGGAAGCAAACCTTTTACCGCAATCGGAGCAACTGaagggtttttctcccgtgtgcgCTCGCACGTGTACATGCAACTGTTCCCTTCGAgcaaaacattgaccacaaactgaacagcgCCAAGGTTTTTCCCCGGTGTGTTCTGTCATGTGCACATTCAAACTGTGCTTATACGAAAAGCGTTTAGAACAAACTGAGCATGTGAAAGCTTTTTCTCCCGAGTGCGACTTCTCGTGTCTCATCATATTTGCTTTTCGTGCAAAACTTTCTCCACAAACTGAGCAGCTAAAGGGTTTTTCTCCGGTGTGTGTCCGCATGTGTTCATTCAAAGTACTCTCGTAAGGAATTTGTTTACCACACACTGAGCAGGTCAAACCTTCTTTTTGTGTCTGACGTCCCCTTTGTGCTTCAGACCTTTTCTTCTTGTTAAGCGTCGCTCCCTCACCAACTCCTTCAACATTTTGACGAATTTTCTTTCGTTTTAACTTCGTTGTCTTCGAAATTTTCCGCGCTATTCCTTTGTGGCGACTTGTGTGGTTACTTTcgcattcttcttctttgataGCGTTTCTAGGGCATCTTATAGTTCGTGGGATGCCGCTGCTGCCACCTCGTGGCGGTATATGAAGTTCGGCATCGACCGTGCCCTGCAGTTCAGTCAATAAACTCGGAGATCAGATGACGCTAAAGAACTGTGCTATTATTCTTTGTCTTACATGTTCAAAGCAACAATATTTGCATCAAGTAGTGAGTAAAATTCGTcgtgtagtggtccctggagaacTGGGTATACTctcatgtttcatttttattttattttattaagtagTCCAGAAAAATGTCCTCTTCTAGAAATGGTGACACGCAAGAATTAGAAATCCGTCACTtgtacttgctcacaataataaaatggcTTGTTCGGAACACTTTTGtaacacaagcagcctgaaATCATGTCAAAAGTATTTATCATGAGGCAAACATATAAAGTATatgttataaaataaattacaatatttagttaacaatgaacaaaaatagtgaaaaacagtCTGGTTAGACGTTTTGTGCTGAATCGAACTATTTGTCCCCATTcgtgtgttttaatttactcatacttactatatatatataaaaaaaaagagacaatatTAAACACCATGTTTAATGTCATCACTGACAAACATTCCACACCAAGTAATGTCTTCTACTTtgatcagattttattttttttcccaaatggaACAATCTGATCTGGTACCGATTCTAAACATGTTTCTGATCTTAGCAGGCTTCAAAAGACCTTCATGAACCAATATcagatctttcttcttttttttttcagtggaaTGACTGAAAACAAAGTTTGCGGTTCAACAGCGAGTCGTCGTTGTTTTACAGTGAGCAGCACTTCGCACACCTTCCAGTCGGGTTTTAAAATCCATCACAGCACTGCGACCACTCACAGTGTTTAATGACACCCGCTTCGAGGCAAATCATGTTCGAACCTCCTCTGCCTTTCAGTTACTGGCGCATCTCTTGATTGTTTATGTAACATATTAGGAATAGTTCATAAAGGCGGATTATTTCATATCAACAGTTAACTATAAATCTCAGCAGAGCAAATGTACATGTGGAGTACCCCATGTTTCCATCTTGGGGCCACTTCAGTTTCATCTACAAGCTTCCACTTCTTCAGATAatagaaaacaacaaaagactATCAGCAAAGTTCGCAGAGCGTCTGAGCTCATTTAAATCTCATCACTATCTGTATCGTCCTGATTGCATTCCGCTCGCttggccgctttagagcgctTCGTCGTGGTGTGGAAAATCCCGGCGGCGACTCGGCGGGATATAATCCAGCCCTCGGAAAATTTAAGGGAATATATTTTTGCAGCTCAAACATGTGCAGGCATAagaaagaaagggggggggagagagaggcaTTTGATTGAGGGTGAAGATCGGCAGGCTTGTTAATGgataagacatttattttcactttacagggactgaCATTTGCTCATTGTGTTTTTGTCCCGTTATCTGACATTTGAGCACAACTGAGCAGCGGGCACGCTCCAAAACTCAAACTTGACATCAAAGCCAACAACTACATTTTGATCTCTCCCGTGTGTTTGCGCATGTGTGCAGTCAAACCGTGCTTATAAGAAAAGCTTTTACCGCAAAGTGAGCATGCGAAAGGTTTTTGTCCCGTGTGCGTTGCTGTGTGCGCAATCAAACGTACCTTGTGAGCAAATTTAGCGCCGCAAATGGCACAATGAAAAGGATGTTCTCCTGTGTGCTTCCACATGTGCACGTTCAAATTAGGCCGCGTTATGAAacatttaccacaaactgagcaactgtagggtttctctcctgtgtgtgtCCTTATGTGTCTTTTCAAATCGGACTTATAAGAGAAGCTTTTATCACAAATGGAGCacgcaaaaggtttttctcttGTGTGTGTTCTCACGTGTGTTTCCAAAATGGACTCATGAGAGAAGAGTTGACCGCAAATTGAGCATTTCAAGTTATTTTCTTCCTTGTGCGTTCTCATGTGAGCAGTCCAGTTTTCCTTCTGGGTAAAAAAGCGACCGCAAACTGGACAactgaaagctttttctgcccTGTGTTTTTTCATGTGTACGTTCAAATTGTACCTGTAAGAGAAGCTTTCGCCACAAAATGAACATGAGaagggtttttctcccgtgtgtttgtgcatgtgtattTTCAAAGCGCTCTCATAAGGAAATCTTTGGCTGCAAACAGAGCACCGCAAACTTCCTTTATGACGCCTGCCAGGTGTTTTCAAAGTTTTCTGGTGAGGAGTCGTCTCGTTTTCGCAGCCTCTCAGCTGTTCACTCTCACCGTCTGTGTGGATCGTATCTTGCATGTCGTCATCGTGTGACAGTGGAGCGAAGATCTTGTCTGCAGGCGGTCCTCCGCTGAGCTCTTCACTTGGACCGTGATGATGAAGCCGTGACCACTCGGgcgcttcctcctcctcgtttTCATCTTCCACAGGAACAAGACTAAGAGGTAACTTGCTGACGTCAGCTTTTTCCTCTTCTCCTTCTTTCAAGTGTGGTGGCTCCTGatcctccttttcctcttccAAGAGTGACTCCGCCTCTTCCTCTTTAACACGGTGAGGCCGTGGCTGCTCCAAAGCGGAGCTCCCCCACCACGGATGTGGGGCAAATTCTTCCGGATGGCCAGCCAGCTGCCAAACATCTGCAAGACACGAGCAACAAAAACAGGCTTGAACTCAAATGCAGTTGGGGTTCAGAcaagatttttcaaaaagtcAGTTTAAACTTGGTTTGAGTATTATTATACAGAAactgaatgaaattaataccaaaaatgcctaaataaaaattatattatatatatatatagtttttattttcatatgtatatatatattttttaatgttggcaTTTTATGTCCTCCGTAAGCAACTGGCTACCAGTTTGACATACATTTCTGAAATTGCTCAAATTACCTTCAATGATGTTATTTATAGTTAATGACATTCAACTATATGAAGGCACTGACCATGTTAATGACTTATCAAGGTAGTTAATAGATAAATGACAATATGGAAGACTTTATTTCTAGAATTATCTTTACAACTTCAAATCTGCAATATTACTAGGAGGTAGAAAATCATCACTGGTTGGAAGAATTCCACAGGCTACTCATGGGTTTCTTGGGGGTTGCCAGGTGTCCACTGGCATCACGTTACCTGCTGTATACAATCATTATTAGCAAGCACACATGGAGATGAGATTAGTGAAGAAAATGGCACCTTTTTTCATCGGAGGTTGCTCGTCAGGTTTTATAAAAGGGCACTTCAACACATGTAACATCTTTATGTATTTGCATTGCATtaaaatgaaaagtgaaaaaGCCCGTCCCAAGTTATTGTTACTTACATGAATTATactgtgattttatttattcgGTCCCACTTGACACCAATTAGGCCGTTTGCTGGCCCCGAAACTACAACGAGATTGAAATGGTGAACTGGATTTTTAGTGAACAAACCTTGGCTGTGCAGCGCCGTTTGTGTGTTGCAAACATCTTCCAGTTGTCGTCGTTGTTGCTCGTTCTCCTCTTTGGCGCGACAAAGTTGCTCCTCGTACGGCGCGACAAAGTTGCTCCTCGTACGACGCGACGGTTCTTTCAAACAAGCCGAAGATTTCGTCGGCGGCCGCCATGAGTCGCTCCCTCACCAACTCCTTCAACATTTTGATGGGTTTTCACGTCGTTGTCTTCGAGATTTTCCGCGCTAGGCCTACGTGTGTTGCTGTTTCCGCATTTTTCTTCTTCGATCATTTTCTAAGGCATCTTATCGTTCATGGGATGCCGCTGCTGCCACCCCGTTGGGTATATGAAGTACGGCATCCACCGTGCCCTGCAGTTTACCTGCAAGTCAATTAACTCGGAGATCAGATGACTTTATTTTACAATGTTCAATGTGAATGACTCCATTGCTCACAGATTCATTATTAATGTTCATCTGAGGAATGCATGGCAGTCTTTATTATCACCAAAAACGACAGACATTAGGCCCAGTACACACATTAAGATAATTGCAAAATATCCTCAGCCAATAATGATGATTCTCATTCTGAACAACGTCGTGAGGAATACAACAATTTAAAGTCAGACACTCTGaatgagggtaaaaaaaaaaaggctttcaaTTGTTTAGGGTTGCGCCACTACACATCTCAGCATTAAGAGAGGAAAACAGAGACAGTGAAGATAATAATAGAATAGaactttatttgtcattgtgtaCACAATGAAACTTCTTGCAGCAGCATCCTTGCCTTCAACACTGTACcataaaaaagacaacaacataacaataataaaaaaatcaaagaatttCCAAGGGTCTTGGGGAGTTATTACAAGAGGGAACATGGGCACACAAACAGCGACTGGTTGGAGGCAAATTTATGGCAGTGGGCTAATAACATTTGTACAGCGCGGGAAAAGATTAAAATCTGgataatacacataaaaaaaagatcataagtggttaaaatatacacaaatattagcAGCAGTAGGATGATAATGTTTTAATATTGAGAATCTACTTAGGGTTTGCTGATGTTTCCCACACTCCAGTCCAGTTGGTGGCGCTAATGCACCTGAACGCTGGCTGCCAACGGCCATTCAAGGCAAATAAGAAGCTCTGAAAGTATTTCAACTGACACTTTACATCTACACAGCAGCTCAACACGTTCTAAGTGAAGTCgtaaacacaacacaaacatgaCCAAAATATTAGCAGCGACGACAGCAAAGTTTAGCTAAGTCGACGATGAAGATGACAACAATGCGCAGAACATTTACACGTCTTTTGAGAGAACAACCGGATGAAAGCGCGACATGGTGC is a window from the Vanacampus margaritifer isolate UIUO_Vmar chromosome 3, RoL_Vmar_1.0, whole genome shotgun sequence genome containing:
- the LOC144049003 gene encoding uncharacterized protein LOC144049003, coding for MQDTIHTDGESEQLRGCENETTPHQKTLKTPGRRHKGSLRCSVCSQRFPYESALKIHMHKHTGEKPFSCSFCGESFSYRYNLNVHMKKHRAEKAFSCPVCGRFFTQKENWTAHMRTHKEENNLKCSICGQLFSHESILETHVRTHTREKPFACSICDKSFSYKSDLKRHIRTHTGEKPYSCSVCGKCFITRPNLNVHMWKHTGEHPFHCAICGAKFAHKVRLIAHTATHTGQKPFACSLCGKSFSYKHGLTAHMRKHTGEIKM